Below is a window of Haloterrigena alkaliphila DNA.
ATTTGCTAACACATATGGCGGGTTATTTTTCATCGGTATTGAGGAAAATGAGGAAACTAATAAACCAGGTGATTGGTTTACACTCACAAGCGGGGATCCTCAAAGTTACAATGAGAAAATCCGGAGCTCTGTGAAAGAGAATATAAGCCCGTCCCCTATGTATGAGACACATTCATTCAAAGGAACGAACAGTAGTGGAGATGAAGGGTACGTGATATTGGTAGATGTGCCTGAAAGCACACAAACACCCCACATAAACAATGATGGCCGTGTCTATCGGAGAACTGGTGAGGGTAGTGACCCCTATAAGGTTACTTCTAGTCCAGAAGTTCTAGACGATCTTTACAGACGAAGAGATGAATGGCAAACTCGAATTGATGATTTCTGTAATTTAGATGTGGGTCTAACTGTGGGGCAATCGGGTGAAGGCCAAAATCAAGGATGGCCGTTTTTAGAACTTTATGCTATTCCGTCAACTCTAGATGATCCAGTATGTGCTAATGTAATAAGTGAATTAGACCGTTTCCAAGAAATATTCGAATCATCAGAAATACATCTCTTACCGGATGATTCTGAGATAGTTCAGGAAGGAGGGAGGGTCAGATTTGGTTTCACAGCCGATTCTTACCGTGCTACCAGCGAAGGTGTTGTTGCTCAACTATGGACGGCAGAGGATCATCAGGGCAATATTGACACCGCTCACACACCGCTGACATTTACTTTCCTTGTAGATGGAGGTTTGAAGATTTTCCTTCCAATTCCCACACTATCCCCTCCAGAGAATCCGACCCTTGTATGGAGGAGTATAGATCAAGCAATTCACTCTCAGTTTGATCACATTGAGTTTTTAGATGGGTTACGCCTATTGGGATACATACATACTTTGTTAAATTCTTACTTGAATCTTCTCTCTGAGTACGAGTGGCCGACCGAATCCGGCACGATCAACTTAAGAGCTAGATTCAGGAACACATATCGGACATTATTAGTATTTGAAACAGATTGGTATATTGATTTGATAGAAAGATATGGTGCACCGGTTTGTTATGATGAGATTTTAGATCTCCCCCGCTTAGAATCGATGAACTATGAGCTAGATATTGATGAGTCGAATAAATTCGGAAGCATAACAGTCGGTACAATGAATCTCTTCCAAGCGTTTGGGCTTCCAATAGATCAATCTAATAATGTTTTCGGCGAGTTCTCTAGTTACGTTATTGATCAAATGTTTCAAGAGACCGAGTTTGAGGATTGACTATAGTGGATTAGACATTTCCGCTGATCTCGAAATCTGGTGCATTGTCCCCTCTTTAAGATATGGACGGTCTTTATATTCGGAACCTCTGCTACGGATATAACCACCGAATACGAGAAGTCAGTAAACAGGACGAATTATGACTGATCAGTTACTCGCCAGCCCGAGCCTCGAGCCAGTTATCAATCTTACACATCACAGCCGCGGCCACGGCGTCGGCGATCCGATCGGGCGAGTCGGTCAGGTCCCAGACGTACTCGCCGTCGCGGGTGACGGTCACCCACTCGACGTAGTCGCCGCGGTCCAATTCGAGCAGGAGCGACTCGAGGGCATCCGCGTTCAGTTCGAGGCCGAGCGAGTCCTCGACCTGTGCGGAGAGTTGGGTTGTCGTCGCGACGACGCGGTCGTCGCCGGCGGTCGCCGGGCCGCCGGTCGCGGGGGTCGGGGGGGATGGGGGGTGGTTAGACATCGTCGGCCGATCGGTTGGGACTCGAGTATTATTAATTGCAGTGGTGGTCACGGTGTCGTGACTATCGGGGAGCTGACGACTCTCGTGACGGCCGATCGGACACGCGTGAGCGAGGCAGTCTGCCAGGACCTGGAGTACACTTACACCCTCGCCGTGACCGAAAAATCGCCCGGCGTGCGCAGGTGCTTCCACTACTAATAGCTGTTCCTTCCGAACCGATTCACCATAGTTTTATGTTAGATACTTTATTCACTTACTGAATAACCATAATTATTATTTATCGGAACGATGTATGTGAGTTGCATGCGGTATGTGACATATACTATCACGCCACAGCAGGGGAACTTCGATCCGGCGGAGGAGCTGTTGCGTGAGCACGGGGTGGCGTTGCAAACGATTCAGGCGATCGACTACCTCGCCGACGAGACGATCGTCACTCGTCGCGAGATTCAGGGGGACCGCGAGGACATCGTCGGTGCGCTCGAGGATCCCGCCGCGAACATCCTCGAGTACTCGCTGTTCGACGTCGAGGGGAGTACGGTCCTGCAGATGCAGTACGAACCCGGCGAGTTGACCCGGCGGATCCTCGAGATCCACCAGCGGCACGCGGTGTTGCCGGACTACCCGATGGAGTACACCGGGGCGAAGAACAGCACGCTTCGCATCTCCCAGATCGGAAGCGAGGCGGAGCTCCAGTCGCTGATCGCCGAGACGCGGGCGATCGTCGACGTCGAAATCGAACGCCTCGGGACCTACGATCCCTCGGACGGCGAGCACCTCATCGAACTGACCGACCGCCAGCGGGAGGTCCTGTCCGTCGCGATCGAGGAGGGCTACTACCAGGAGCCCCGGGCGGTGACCTATCAGGACATCGCGGATCGCCTCGACTGTTCGGCGGGGACCGTCGGCCAGCATCTCCGCCGCATCGAATCGCGGCTCATGTCGACGGTTATCACCGGGGGCTCGAGGGCCAACCGAGCGTCGGGACCGAGCGACGATACCGACGCGGAGACGACACCGCCCTCGAGGTAGGCCGCGACGAGCGCGTCACAGCGACGGGGAGAGTGGGGGCTCTACCTCGACGGCGCGCTCGGCGGGAAACGAGAGCGTCACGACCGTTCCACCGCCCGAGCGGTCCGCGAAGCGCAGATCGCCGCCGGCGTTCTGGACGATCCAGTTGACCAGCCACAGCCCCAGTCCGGAGCCGTGATCGAGCTGGGTCTCTTGACCGTCGAGCACCGCCCGTCGCTCGGTTTCGGGAATCCCCTCGCCGTCGTCGGCGACCGTGAACTCGAGGCGGGGATCGGCGTCGTAGTCGACGGTCTGGACGACGATTTCGACGGACGGCACGTCCGGGGCGTCGTCCCCGCTCGCCGGGTTGTGCCTGACCGCGTTATCGACGAGTTCGTTGAGCGCGTCGACGACGCTGGCGTCGATCATCGGTGGGTTCGTGCCCGCTCCCGGCGCTTCGGTCTGGGTGACGATCCGGGCGTCGGGATAGGCCGCTCGCGCGCGGTCGGCGACCGACCGGATCGCCTCCGTGGCCTCGATGCGGTCGGTGGTGCCGTTCCGTTCGAGGGTCCGTTCGACGCCGCGGGCCTTGTCGGCCGTCGCGATCAGGTCGTCGATCTCCGCGAGGATCGGTCGCACGTGGCGCCGCTCGAGGCGCTCGTTTCGATCGGCGATGAGGTTGGCGTGGCCCTGGATGACGGTCACGGCGTTTCGGAGGTTGTGCCGGAGGACGCGGTTGAGCACCTGAATGCGTTGCTCCCGGTCGCGCTGGTCCGTGACGTCGCGGGCGATGACGACGGAGCCGTGCTGGAGCGCGCTGACGGTCACGTCCAGGGGAAACGTCGTGCCGTCGGTTCGCTCGCCGGTCAGCGTCCCCCGCCAGTAGTTGCGCTCGGCGACCGCCGACTCGACCTCGCCCTCGATCGAGGCCTGTGCGGCGTTCGTAAAGAGCGTCGTCCAACGCGTCCCCTCGAGGGTGTCGGCGTTTCTGACCCCGTAGAGCGAGGCGTAGGCGTCGTTGACGTAGACGTGCCGATCGTCCACGACGACGGCGATCCCGTCCATCGAGGCCTCGACGGCGTGGGAGAGGCGCTCGTTCTCGCGGTAGTGGTAAGAGAATTCGATGTAAACGTGTCCGAGCAGCGCCCCGAGGGCGATACCGGCGCTCAGCGCGCTGAGTACCGGCTGTGAGAGCCCGCCGGTGAACCCGATCCGGACCGAGAGGAGGTAGATGCTCCAGGCGCAAAACAGCGCCATCATCGCACCGGCGGCGAGCGAACACGCGGTGACGATATCGGCTCGAGTCGGCTCCGACTCGTCGGCGTGCGTTCGAACGCCGTACCAGACCAGTGCGACCCCGATGAGCGTCGGAACGCCCATCTCGAGGACCAGCAACGTCGGGGCGCCGCCGAACGTCAGCACGTACGCACCGACGACGGCGAGCAATCCGAGGCCGACGATCGAAACCGAGTACTCCCGAACGTACGTCGACGCGCGGCGAGCACTGGAGACCATCGGCGGAACAGTACGTGATGGGAAGACGACGATTATAAATCAATTGGCAATTTTCTCGACACCTCGTCAGACGTTCGCAAACCCGTCGACAACGGCGCCGGTGCCGACCCCGAACCGTTTGGTACTGGGCGCCGTCGATACTGACATGGTAACAGTCACCCTGGCCCAGCGGGACCGACTGCTCGTGTGCGCGAACGAGGGCGCCGACGGTGCAGACGCGACCTGGACGACCGCGACCAGCCTCGAGGGCCACTCTCTCGAGTGCGTCACCGCTACCCCTGAACGATCGGCACGGGTGTTCGTCGGCACGTTCGAGGACGGCCTCTTCCGTGGCACCGCGGACGAGGCAGGGGAGACCGACGAGTGGGCGTTCGAGCGCCTGGAGACCGAGTTCGTCAGCGAGGCGGTCACGTCGCTGGCGGTCAGCCCCCACGACCCGGACGTGGTCTACGCCGGCACCGAACCGAGTCGCGTCTACCGCTCGAGCGACGGCGGCGGCTCCTGGACGCGGCTCTCGGGGCTGACCGCCCTCCCCTCCGCCGAGGAGTGGTCCTTCCCGCCGCGACCGCACACCCACCACGTCCGCTGGCTCGAGGTGGACCCGTTCGATCCCGACCGCCTCTACGTCGGGATCGAAGCCGGCGCGTTCGTCCTGAGCCCCGACGGCGGCGAGACGTGGCGGGAGCGACCCGAGGGCTCCCGCCGGGACAATCACGCGCTCGCCACCCACGCCGACCGCGAGGGCCGCGTCTACACCGCCGCCGGCGACGGCTACGCCGAAAGCGACGACGGCGGCGACTCGTGGCGCCGCCCGCAGGCGGGTCTCGAGCACACCTACTGCTGGAGCGTCGTCGCCGATCCGGCCGACCCCGACTCGGTCATCGTCTCGAGCGCAAGCGGCGCCCGGACGGCCCACACGGCCGAGCGGGCCGAGTCGTACGTCTACCGACGGACCGGCGACGAACCGTGGGAGCGCCTCGAGGACTGCGGACTCCCGACCGGCGAGGGCGTCGTCCGTGCCGTCTTCGATACCACGGGCGAACGGGGCGTCGTCTACGGAGCGAACAACCGGGGGCTGTTCGTCACGGAGGATTTCGGCGGCCGCTGGGAGCCCGTCCCGATCGACTGGGACGAGGGACTCGAGGCGCAGGCACCGCGCGGACTGATCGCCTTGCCGGACTGACCGGTCGGCGCCGTCGACCGCCAGAACGCCCCCTGTCGCGTCTGCGCTCGAACCACTCGCCGTTCCGGTGACTCGAGTCGTCGACGTCGGTGACTCAGAGCAGCGCCGCGAGAGCGCCTTGCCCGAGCGTGATGGCGACCCAGAGCACGATCGCGACCACGGCGAGGACGAACAGGATTGCGGTCTGCTTCACGCCGGACAGTTCCGCCCACTCCCCCGCGCCGAACGCGTTCGTGAGCGGCGGTTCGAACGCCGCACCGAGAAATCCGACGCCGAAGAGGGTCGCGAACGCCGAGAGGCGCGTCAGCAGTCCGAGGTTCGGTTGGGCGATCGCGGACCCGACGACGACGAGTGTGATTCCGATCGCGAGCCGTTGCGTGGTGGAAACGTCTGATACGTCCATACAGAGAAGTAGTTCATATAATTATTAATGTTTTGATTTAACTCGATACTGGCGCGAAATCGAGTCCGAGACGCGTCTTTCGGACCTCGACCGACGACGGTGTGTGAGACGGCAGCCCCTCTCGAGAACCGCGGGGACGCTCACGCCGGCGCCCGTCGAAATTCGGAACCGGACTCGAGACGCCGGTGACGGGTTCGAAATCCTTTTAGGCGCTACACGGGGATAGTAGGGTAACTGAGTGATATCATGGACGTCGACATCATCTCCGAAACGGAGAACCCCATGTTGCATCGAACCGACGTGACCTTCGAACTGTCCCACGAGGACGCGACGCCCGAGCGCCTGCAGGTTCGGGACAGTCTCGCGGCCAAACTGAACAAGGACGCCGACGAGGTCGTCGTCCGTAAACTCGACACCAAGTTCGGGATGCGAAAGACCGTCGGCGAGGCCAAGGTCTACGAGACGGCCGACGACGCCCGCGACGTCGAACAGGACCACATGCTCGAGCGAAACAAGATCGGTGCCGCCGACGAGGCCGAGACCGATGCCGAAGCCGAAGCGGAGGAAGCGTAAATGGCTCGCCACGAACTCTACGAAGACGACGGCAGCACGGAACGCGAACAGTGCCCCCGCTGCGGGGACGCCTTCCTCGCCGACCACGGCGACCGCCAGCACTGCGGGAAGTGCGGTTACACCGAGTGGGAGTAGCGATGCGCCGAGCGCAGCGAGGAGCATCGGAACGAGCGAACGGGCGCGAAGCGCCCGTGAACGAGTAACGCCGTTCTCCGGCCCTCGCGGCGCATCCGTGCTTCTACGATAACAACCAGACGTGAGTACTCACACCCGAATTCTCGGCATCGAAGGCACCGCCTGGGCTGCCAGCGCGGCCGTCTACGATGCGGCGACCGACGACGTGTTCATCGAGAGCGACGCCTACCAGCCCGAGAGCGGCGGTATCCACCCCCGCGAGGCCGCCGAGCACATGCACGACGCGATCCCCCGCGTCGTCGAGACCGCACTCGAGCACGCCCGCGACACCCACGACGGCCCCGAAGACGAGGCCCCGGTGGACGCGGTTGCCTTTTCGAAAGGGCCGGGTCTCGGCCCCTGCCTGCGCATCGTCGGGACGGCCGCCCGCGCGCTCTCCCAGGCGCTCGAGGTCCCCCTCGTCGGCGTCAACCACATGGTCGCCCACCTCGAGATCGGTCGCCACACCGCCGACTTCGACTCGCCGGTCTGTCTGAACGCCAGCGGCGCGAACGCCCACCTGCTGGCCTACCGCAACGGCCGCTACCGCGTGCTCGGCGAGACGATGGACACCGGCGTCGGCAACGCCATCGACAAGTTCACGCGCCACGTCGGCTGGTCCCATCCCGGCGGGCCGAAAGTCGAGGCGGCCGCCGAGGACGGCGAGTACGTCGACCTCCCCTACGTGGTCAAGGGAATGGACTTCTCGTTTTCGGGCATCATGAGCGCCGCCAAGCAGCGATACGACGACGAGGTTCCGATCGAGGACATCTGCTTCTCGCTGCAGGAGAACGTCTTCGGGATGCTGACCGAAGTGGCCGAACGCGCGCTCTCGCTGACCGGCAGCGACGAACTCGTGCTGGGCGGCGGCGTCGGACAGAACGCCCGCTTGCGCGAGATGCTCGCGGAAATGTGCGATCAGCGCGGCGCCGACTTTCACGCGCCCGAGCCCCGATTCCTGCGCGACAACGCCGGCATGATCGCCGTGCTGGGCGCGAAGATGTACGACGCCGGCGACACCGTCGCGCTCGAGGACTCCCGAGTCGACCCGAACTATCGGCCCGATCAGGTCCCCGTGACCTGGAGAACGGACGAGCCCGAACTGGCGGCCGGCCGCAACGCCGGCGAGGACCGCCGGCAGGTTCGCGGCGCCGAAGCGACCGTCGACCTCGAGCCGGCGGCGGGCCGGGTCACGAAACGCCGGGAGTCCAAGAGCTACCGCCATCCCGAACTCGACGACCGACTCCGGCGCGAGCGGACGACCCTCGAGGTCCGCCTGACCAGCCTCGCGCGCCGCGAGGGCGTCCCCACGCCGGTGCTCTCGGACGTCGATTTGCGGGAGGCGCGCCTCGAACTCGAGTACGTCGGCGAGGCGGACCTCCGCGACGACCTGGCCGCCGAGCGCGTTCGCGAGGTCGGCCGGCACCTCGCGCGACTACATCTGGCCGGGTTCGTCCACGGCGATCCGACGACGCGAAATGTGCGTGTCGGGCGTGCGGGACGCGACGCGTCCCGGGACGAGCGAACGGCTGACGGCCGCGAGCAGCGCGACGCGCCGCCGAACGAGCGAACGGAGGGTGACCGTGAGCAGGACGCCGAGCGGTCGTACCTCATCGACTTCGGCCTCGGCTACCACACCGACCACGTCGAGGACTACGCGATGGACGTCCACGTTTTCGACCAGAGCCTCGTCGGCACCGCGGACGACCCCGAGCCGCTGCGCGAGGCGCTCCGCGAGGGCTACCGCGAGGTCGGCGAGGAGCGCGTGCTCGAGCGCCTGCGAGACGTGGAGGGGCGGGGCCGGTACGTCAGCGACGACGTGTGACGCTCCGATCGATCGACGACCTCACTCCGCGGATCGGGAGTCCCCGGTCGTGTCGACCCCGAGCAGGAAGTTGCCGCCACAGAAACGCATCCACGCGTTCTGGAGGAGCCCGATTCCGGCGATGCCCGCGATGGCCGCGCGCTCTCGCTTTCCGTCCTGATAGGCCGCCGCGGACATCACGACCAGCCAGATGCCGAGCACGCCGCGAACGATACGATCGGTTCCGCCGACGTTTCGCTGCATACGCGGTCGTACGGGGTGGCGAGTGGAAACCGCGTGGCCGAATATTTCGGCCTCGTTTATGACGGTGGCTGTCGAACGGCCAACAGGATTTCGACCGATGAAACGCGTTCGCATCACGCTGGACCCCGCAGGCGACTACGCGCCGCCGCTGTATCGACGACTCGCGGGCGAGGCGTCGTATTTGGACCGGGTTCGGATCGTCAACTGGAACGTCGCGGCGCCGCCGACGGCGTTCCTGCTGTGGCTCCGCGGCGACTACCGGCGGTTCGAAGCCGAACTGGCGGCCAGCGAGAACGCCGACGAGTACGAGCTCCTCCCGCTCACCGACCGGGAGTGTCACTGCTTCCTCGAGGGGGAGGTCGCCGACGCAGCCCGGCTCCTGTTCGAGAACTTCACGCAGGGGAGCCTGATCACCGTCCCGCCGATCGAGTGCCACGACGACGGGACGAACACGTTCTCCATCGTCGGCACGGACGCCGACATCCAGAACGCGGTCGAGGGCGTCCCCGACGGCGTCGGCGTCACCATCGAGGCGGTCGGCGGGGAGACCGTGGCACCGACGAGCGCCGTCGGCCGACTGTCCCGACGACAGCGCGAGGCCGCCGAAGTCGCCCTCGAGATCGGCTACTACGAGGTTCCCCGTCGGGCGACGACGGCCGATGTCGCCCGCGAACTCGACTGTGCGACCGCGACAGCGGCGGAACACCTGCAGAAGGCCGAGTCGAAGCTGATCGGCGCCCTGCTGGAGCAGTGAGCAACGAGGGGTCGATCCCCTCGAGGCCGGCGCAAGCGCTCGACCCCGTTGGGAGAGATGATGACCCAATACTCTTATCAGGTGAGGACGTACGTTTGCGCATGGCAGACAAACCGACGTCCGGAGAGATTCTCGGCGTACCGTACAACTTCGATCGACCCAGCATCGGACGGATGATCTCCTCGTACTGGCAGCCCGGCGAGGGGATGCTCGTCGAGAAGCCGTTCGGCGTCGGCTACACGCTGAACCTCGCCAACTGGCGGTCGTGGATCGTCGTCCTCGTCGCCGGCGGCCTCCTCTGGCACCAGGAGCAGGGCGCCTCGGAGGGCGGCGCGGACCGGCAGGACGAACCCGTCGAGGTCATCGTCGACGACAGCGAAACGGACGACTGACCGGCGCTCGATCCGATTTCTCGCGGCTTCGGTACCCCGGTCAGCGATCGACTTCGCCCATGATGCAGTCCAGACTGCCGATCGCGGCGACGAGGTCCGGTATGTACTCCCCCTCGGCGATCTCGGGGAGCACGGAGAGGTTCGAGAAACACGGGCTCCGGATCTTGAACCGCGCCGGCGTGGCGGAGCCGTCCGCGCGGACGTAGATCCCGAGTTCACCCTTCGCGCCCTCGACGGCGCGGTACGTCTCGGTGTCGGGCGCCGGCTTGAGCGTCCGCGGAACGTTGCTCTGGACGGTCCGTTCGTCCTCGGGCCACTCCTCGAGCAAGTCGAGACACTGCGCGACGATCTTGGCCGACTCCTCGACCTCGCGCAGTCGAACGAGGACGCGACTGTAGTTGTCGCCGTCGGGTTCCGTGACGACGTCCCACTCGAGTTCGTCGTAGTAGCCGTAGGGGTCGTCCCGGCGGAGGTCGTACTCGATCCCGGAGGCGCGGGCGACCGGGCCGGTACAGCCGTACCGTTTGGCGACCTCGGACTCGAGGACGCCGGTATCGAGACAGCGGTGCTGGAAGATTTCGTTGGTGACCAGCAGATCGTGGTACTCGTCGATCTTGGCAGGGAGCCCGTCGAGAAAGTCGCGCGTTTCGTCGATGAATTCCTCGCGGGGCTCGGGGAGGTCCCAGGCGACCCCGCCCAGCCGGAAGTAGTTGTACATCATCCGCTGGCCGGTCAGGTCCTCGAGGCGGTCGAGAACGAGTTCGCGGTCGCGGATGGCGTACTGGAAGGCGGCGGTGAACTCGCCGAAGACGTCCAGCGCGTAGGTGCCGAGCGAGATGAAGTGGGAGGCGAGTCGCGAGAGTTCGGCACCCATCGTCCGGAGCACCTGCGCGTACTCCGGAACCTCGAGGTCCGCCAGGTCCTCGGCGGCGCGGGCGTAGGCCCACTCGTTGCACAACCCGGACATCCAGTCCCAGCGATCGGGGTAGGGCATGATCTGATGGCGGTAGGTCCCTTGCTGGCACAACTGCTCCTCGCAGCGGTGGATGTAGCCGATGTCGGGGTCGACGTCGACGACCGTCTCGCCGTCTAACACCGCTTTCACGTGCATGACGCCGTGGGTCGAGGGGTGGTGCGGGCCGACGTTGAGAAACATCGTGTCCGAGACGGCGTCGTGCTCGTCGTCCGCGATCGGATTCGCGTGCTCGGAGAGGGTCACGACCTGCGATTTCTCCTGATCGTAGGACCGCGAGAGCGGATGGCCCTGCCAGGTTTCCGGGAGTAGAATCCGGCGGGGATCGGGGTGGCCCTCGTACTCGATCCCGACGAGGTCGTAGGCCTCGCGCTCGTGCCAGTCGGCGGTTCGAAAGACGGGTTCGGCCGATTCGCTGACCGGGTCGTCGACCGGCGTCGGGACGACGACCGACGCCTCTCGCGTCGGATCGTCGTACGACCGCAGGTGGTAGATCGTCTCGAATCGGTCCGCGTACTGCTGGGCGGTGACGCAGGCACAGTGGTCGAACCCCGCCTCGTCGCGCAAGGTCGCGAGGACGTCCTGTACCTCGTCCGGCCGGATCACGACCCCCGGCGCGTTCAGGTGGTCGTCTCGAGCGAGGACCGACTCGCCGAGCAGCGCCTCGAGGTCCGGTGTCGGCCCGGACTCGGCCGACCGAGACTCGAGCGTCGACTCCGATGACATGGGCGACGGTACGGACGGTCGGCGAGAGTCGGTTCTGCGCCACTGGCTAGGCTATTTATGTACTCGAGCCCGGCCTTCCGCTCGTGAAGACCGTTCGGCTCACGCTCCGGTACGACGCCGAGACGATCCATCCGATGCACCGGTTCGTCGCCGACAGCGACGACTTCGACGCCTATCGGATGGTCCACGGCAACCTCGCCGGAGACGACGACCACGCCTTCATTTTCCACGTCGTCGGCGATCCGGACGCCTACGCGGCCGCGATGGAGCGGACCGAACAGGTCGGCGACTACGACCTCAACAGGACCGGCGAGCGGACGTTCACCGTCTACGTCCGCGACGTCCCCGAGGACGTCGACGAGCGCCTGCTCGACTCCTTCACGCGAGGGAGCCTCGTCGTCCTGCCGCCGATCGAGTACCGCTCCGACTGGACGGTCCGCTTCTCGGTCGTCGGCGAGTCCGACGACCTCCGGCGCGCCCTCGAGGGGATCCCCGACGGGATCGAGGCGACCGTCGGCCGCGTCGGCGAGTACGACGGCGGCGACGCCGCGGTCGGCTCCCTGACCGACCGCCAGCGCGAGGCGCTGCGGACGGCGCGAGAGTTAGGGTACTTCGACGTTCCGCGGACCGCGAGCGTCGACGACGTCGCCGCGGCGCTGAACTGCGCGCCCGGAACCGCGGCGGAACACCTGCGGAAGGCCGAAGCCAGCGTGATCGACGCGCTCGAGTTGTAGGTGAGTGCCGCGGTCGTCGCGGACCGCGGCCGGCGTCGGCGCGACGCAACCGACGACGCTTTGCCGTCGCCGCCACGTCGCTCGCACATGGCCATTCGATTCGTCACCGGCAACGAGGGGAAGGTCCGCGAGGCCCGAGACTACCTCGCCGACCTCGAGCCCGTCGAACAGGTCGAGTACGACTACACCGAGGTCCAGAGCGACTCGCTGACCGAGATCGCGGCTCACGGCGCCCGCGAGGCGTTCGAAGAACTGGGAAGCGACGACCCGGTGCTCGTCGACGACGCGGGGCTGTTCGTCGACGCGCTCGAGGGGTTCCCGGGGCCGTACTCGGCCTACGTCGAGGACACCGTCGGCGTCGAGCGACTCTGGCGGCTCGCGAGCGAGGAAGAGAACCGGCGGGCACGCTTTCGGACCGTGCTCGCCTACGCAGATGAAACTGGAACCGAGACGTTCGCGGGCTCGGTCGCCGGCACGCTCGTCGCCCCGCGCGGCGAGGGCGGC
It encodes the following:
- a CDS encoding NADH-quinone oxidoreductase subunit D, which gives rise to MSSESTLESRSAESGPTPDLEALLGESVLARDDHLNAPGVVIRPDEVQDVLATLRDEAGFDHCACVTAQQYADRFETIYHLRSYDDPTREASVVVPTPVDDPVSESAEPVFRTADWHEREAYDLVGIEYEGHPDPRRILLPETWQGHPLSRSYDQEKSQVVTLSEHANPIADDEHDAVSDTMFLNVGPHHPSTHGVMHVKAVLDGETVVDVDPDIGYIHRCEEQLCQQGTYRHQIMPYPDRWDWMSGLCNEWAYARAAEDLADLEVPEYAQVLRTMGAELSRLASHFISLGTYALDVFGEFTAAFQYAIRDRELVLDRLEDLTGQRMMYNYFRLGGVAWDLPEPREEFIDETRDFLDGLPAKIDEYHDLLVTNEIFQHRCLDTGVLESEVAKRYGCTGPVARASGIEYDLRRDDPYGYYDELEWDVVTEPDGDNYSRVLVRLREVEESAKIVAQCLDLLEEWPEDERTVQSNVPRTLKPAPDTETYRAVEGAKGELGIYVRADGSATPARFKIRSPCFSNLSVLPEIAEGEYIPDLVAAIGSLDCIMGEVDR
- a CDS encoding helix-turn-helix domain-containing protein; the protein is MKTVRLTLRYDAETIHPMHRFVADSDDFDAYRMVHGNLAGDDDHAFIFHVVGDPDAYAAAMERTEQVGDYDLNRTGERTFTVYVRDVPEDVDERLLDSFTRGSLVVLPPIEYRSDWTVRFSVVGESDDLRRALEGIPDGIEATVGRVGEYDGGDAAVGSLTDRQREALRTARELGYFDVPRTASVDDVAAALNCAPGTAAEHLRKAEASVIDALEL
- a CDS encoding XTP/dITP diphosphatase, giving the protein MAIRFVTGNEGKVREARDYLADLEPVEQVEYDYTEVQSDSLTEIAAHGAREAFEELGSDDPVLVDDAGLFVDALEGFPGPYSAYVEDTVGVERLWRLASEEENRRARFRTVLAYADETGTETFAGSVAGTLVAPRGEGGFGYDPIFEYNGQTMAEMSTEEKNAISHRGRALAEFAEWYAGRDE